The genomic DNA GCGATGACCGAGTAGCTCAGCTGAATATCAGCAGATGTGATCTGATCTCCACAGAGAAAAGGACCGCCCCCGGGCGCTGTCTTGAGCTGGTCTTCCAGGAAGGCAAGATGCGTATGGATGTTGGGGTTGATAAAGGCCCCTTCTACCTTGGACGCTATCATCCTAGTCACTGGCTTGATGAAGAACGGGACCGGCGCATTCCTCACACCTGAGAATCATCAGCTCATTGTCCACGATGAGAGATCTATGGAGGATGGAAATACTGTTCATAACCACCTTCATCACCAGAAACGGCGTCAGGCTGCCCTCGGTGTAGTGCATGAAATACTGGTACCGCATCCACGCTTCCGTTTCCCCGCCGACCTGGCCTTGTTTTCCTGCGGCATATCGCTGCGGGATGAGCTTCTCCCCGCCAAAGTGGGTGCAGAGATACTCGATAATCACGGCGGACTCGGCCAGAACGAGTGGCTCCGGGCAGTTGGgtgtggtgatggtgatgacgGGGGATTTACCCAGCGGCTGAATCTTTTTCAACTCGTCGGGTGCTGTCATGTCGGCCTTGCGCTTGAAGGTCTTGATCTCGTAGGGGATGTTGAGTTCTTCCAAGAGCCAGACGATCCGTTGAGCGCGGGACTTTTCCAGCCTGGTCCTGGTTAGTACATTTCTGGCATTGCGCGCAGTAGAGTCATGGGCTACCAGTATAGCGTGATTTTGGTATCTTGAGTATCCGTCATTGTGAAGAGCGGACAGGAGCTGGAGATCTGTTGAGGAATGCAAGGTGTAGGAATCAAGCGTATAATCTGTCGACATAGTTTCACCAGCTTCCAGTCTGAAGGCTTTGCTTATATCTGTTGATGGGTTCCCTGTATATGTATGCTGCGGGGGAATCCCGATCTCGGCCCAAACTTTCCTCCGGATTCTTATTCAAGACGTGCTATGCCCGCTCTTGGCAGATGAAGCTCGTATTGGTTCTGCTCTGCATCGCTATTGGGCCGCGAAATCTTCAATCGATTCGGATGACCCCGTCGGAGAAGAGTCAGCCCGCTTGCGATAGTAGTACTCTCCGCCACAGTTCACTGAAACACAAGCCCcgcggttgctgctgcctgTCAACCAAGTCCGGTAGTCGGAATTACACGATCTCCACTACTGGTTTGATCAGCTTCGGAGCCCCGGGAAATAGAATTATCTTCATTTATTTGTAGGTTATGTACGTCACCGGCCTACCTAGATCAGTCTCTGCAGCATGTCCAAACACCTCCATCACGCTTCCAATAAATAGGAGTATGTTCAGGCAATCGACTTCTACTCTTAAGGCTTCTCTTGCATCCAACTCCATTAATACAGATGAAACAGCGGACCGATAGGAGGGTATTCTCTACTCGGTCCATCAGCAGTGAGACTCCACGCTGATCTTAGTATGAGGTTGGTTAAGCTTACCTCTGGACTGTCTTCGCCAAGTACTGAGACGGCGCTTTCGACCGAGTATAAGGCACATAGAATGGAGCACAGACTCCCGCAACCAAGGAGGTTCTCACGGCCGCTTTTAGGAGCATGGTCACTGTTCAGAAATAGTCTTATGGAGCTGGTGTTGGCACGGTCATATTCATGTCCTTTGGTCTGGGTGACGGTAGCTGTGAGCTGTAGACCTATTTATGATAGATGTGTGCAGCATTCGAggcttttccttctcttcctcaaggaATGATTACAATCAGATGCACACTGATTGGCTCTGAGCTGCATCAGGCCACGAATGATGGTCATCTGGACAAAAGCCGAGTGATGGCATGCAGCAGAATCCAATGACGAAGCCCATTCGCTCTGATGAGGGATTGGATCCACGCGGGGCCATCCCCACATAGACCCCACGTTTGTCATTGTTGACATGGACAGTTCTGGGGTATTGATTGGAGGATTGCTCCTCGGAGTATATATGCTGGCTGCTGTGCCAATCACAACTACAGTGCACCAGTCGCAAGTTAATTATAGATACCCTCTGAATTGCCCAAGCGCTGATGAGGCATGCCGCACTGTCAAGCAACACCACCACAATGGACTGGTTGTCCGCTGTAAAGCAACCGCTGTCTGGAAACCATAAGACTGTGTCAATATAATAGGGCCATTGTTTTTTTGAGTGGTTTAATGTACCAGACTATTAATCAGATGCTCTATGTCGATAGTTCCCCTAGGTATGATTTCCATGCAGAGTCTGCCTTTGTTTATCTTGAACATCGCCGCCGCATAATGGCATATGCACATGCACAGCAATCATATTCCTCTGACAATACTGTCTGAACGGGCTATTCGTCGGCTATATTTCCCCCGGACCATGTTTCAGGCTTGTAGATCACCCGGTGTGCGCTGCACTATATCTCCCTGCCGGACGCTGATTGTGGGGTTTTGTTTTTTCCAGACGAATTCTGCAGCGGCCGGCCGGCCGACAATATGTCCGGCTGCAGACAATATAGGCTGGATGCTCC from Aspergillus fumigatus Af293 chromosome 8, whole genome shotgun sequence includes the following:
- a CDS encoding glutathione S-transferase, which produces MTDTQDTKITLYWLEKSRAQRIVWLLEELNIPYEIKTFKRKADMTAPDELKKIQPLGKSPVITITTPNCPEPLVLAESAVIIEYLCTHFGGEKLIPQRYAAGKQGQVGGETEAWMRYQYFMHYTEGSLTPFLVMKVVMNSVRNAPVPFFIKPVTRMIASKVEGAFINPNIHTHLAFLEDQLKTAPGGGPFLCGDQITSADIQLSYSVIAALSRQPSLRSQYPGVAAYADRLQAIESYKRGVAKIERIEGTFTASL